The following proteins come from a genomic window of Meles meles chromosome 1, mMelMel3.1 paternal haplotype, whole genome shotgun sequence:
- the LOC123949627 gene encoding LOW QUALITY PROTEIN: zinc finger protein 277-like (The sequence of the model RefSeq protein was modified relative to this genomic sequence to represent the inferred CDS: inserted 2 bases in 2 codons) — MNITQLIEDANMVYMNREVTAETEAEKKMKKKKKGNQTMTVLSNDCPETQGAASRGEEGNHSKVGGVSYEDSKDCILEPLSLPESPGGTTALEGSPSVPCIFCEEHFPXDEQDKLLKHMIIEHKMVIADLKLVADFQRYILYWRKRFTEQPITDFCSVIRINSTAPLEEQDNYFLLCDVLPEDQLLREELQKQRLKEILEQQQQERNDNHFHGICMFCNEEFFRNRSVLLNHMAREHAFNIGLPDNIVNCNEFLCTLQKKLDNLQCMYCEKIFRDKNTLKDHMRKKQHWRINPKNREYDRFYVINYLELGKSWEKVQLEDDRELLDHQEDDWSDCEERPDSAVCLFCEQQAEXIEKLCDYMEDAHEFDLLKIKSELGLNFYQQVKLVNFIWRQIRQCRCYDCHVKFKSKAELRTHVEEAKHTSLLPERKTWDQPEYYFPAYENDTLLCTLSDSESDLTAQEQNGNIIIISEDISKLRALKQSSILNRLLLHEGLKN, encoded by the exons TAATGACTGCCCTGAGACCCAGGGGGCTGcttccagaggggaggagggcaatCACAGCAAAGTTGGGGGTGTCAGTTATGAAGACAGTAAGGATTGTATCCTGGAGCCTCTTTCCCTGCCAGAAAGTCCAGGTGGCACCACTGCCTTAGAAGGTTCTCCATCTGTGCCTTGTATTTTCTGTGAAGAACATTTTC TGGATGAACAAGACAAACTTCTGAAGCACATGATTATTGAACATAAGATGGTCATAGCTGATCTCAAGTTGGTTGCTGATTTCCAAAGGTACATTTTATATTGGAGGAAAAGGTTCACTGAACAGCCCATTACAGATTTTTGTAGTGTGATAAGAATCAATTCCACAGCTCCCCTTGAAGAACAAGACAATTACTTTTTGTTATGTGATGTTTTACCAGAAGATCAACTACTTAGAGAAGAACTTCAGAAACAGAGACTGAAAGAAATTCTGGAACAACAGCagcaagaaagaaatgataaccATTTTCATGGTATTTGTATGTTTTGCAATGAGGAATTTTTCAGGAACAGATCTGTTCTTTTGAACCACATGGCCAGGGAACATGCTTTCAACATTGGATTGCCAGACAACATTGTAAACTGCAATGAATTTCTATGCACGTTACAGAAAAAGCTGGACAACTTGCAGTGCATGTACTGTGAGAAGATCTTTAGGGACAAAAATACACTTAAAGATCATATGAGAAAAAAACAGCATTGGAGGATTAATCCTAAGAACAGAGAATATGACCGATTTTATGTCATCAATTATTTGGAACTTGGAAAGTCATGGGAGAAAGTTCAACTGGAAGATGATAGGGAGTTGCTAGACCATCAGGAAGATGACTGGTCTGACTGCGAAGAACGCCCTGACTCTGCTGTCTGCCTATTTTGTGAACAGCAAgcag aaattgagaaattaTGTGATTACATGGAGGATGCTCACGAGTTTGATCTACTCAAAATAAAGTCAGAACTTGGATTAAACTTCTACCAGCAAGTAAAACTGGTCAATTTTATCTGGAGACAAATTCGCCAATGTAGATGTTATGACTGCCATGTGAAATTCAAATCCAAAGCAGAGTTAAGGACTCATGTGGAAGAAGCTAAACATACGTCACTTCTTCCTGAAAGAAAGACATGGGATCAACCAGAGTATTATTTTCCAGCCTATGAAAATGACACTCTACTGTGTACACTGTCTGACAGTGAAAGTGACCTGACAGCTcaggaacaaaatggaaatattatcATCATCAGTGAAGATATATCTAAACTACGTGCTTTGAAACAAAGCAGTATTTTGAACCGGTTGCTACTACATGAGGGCttgaaaaactag